The genomic segment TATGACCACACTTGCACAAGAGCGGGTCAAAATGAAATGACCGGAAAATAGACGTTCTCCATGAATTGCAAAGAATATGGAAACGTCTTTTTTCTTTTGGAATAAATAAATGTAATTTATCTTCATGTTTATGGTGTTTAGCATAAATACCGTAATAGCGAATCATCTTGAAGTGTTTTTCAGGAATATGAATAATTAACTTTTTAATGAAATCAACAGCAGGAACTGTTTCTGTAATTAGTTGATTGTCTTCGTGACGATTGTAGTGGAAGGTAACATTTTCACCATCGTAATTATCAATTC from the Oscillospiraceae bacterium genome contains:
- a CDS encoding IS91 family transposase, producing HFGKSFKKVKSYIYKHCPNGFYVYAKPTLANNQDVLKYIGRYLGRPVIATSRIDNYDGENVTFHYNRHEDNQLITETVPAVDFIKKLIIHIPEKHFKMIRYYGIYAKHHKHEDKLHLFIPKEKRRFHILCNSWRTSIFRSFHFDPLLCKCGHKMTLFQICLDGTPFFEKSKSWGNSS